The Panacibacter microcysteis DNA window AGCCAATTGTAAGTTCTGCAACTTTTACCGCATACCGGGCCATGCTGAAGCTTACATAACAGATATGGACACCTACCGTAAAAAGATCAGGGAGACCTTTAAATACGGCGGAGACCAGTTATTACTGCAGGGTGGTCATCATCCGCAACTGGGTCTTGATTTTTATACCAAAACCTTTCGCCAGCTTAAACAGGAGTTCCCAACGCTTAAGTTGCATGCGCTGGGGCCGCCGGAAATAGCCCACATAAGCAAGCTGGAAAAAATGAGCCATAAGGATGTACTTACAGCGTTGAAAGAGGCCGGCCTGGATTCTTTGCCGGGTGCAGGTGCGGAGATTTTGATTGATCGCGTAAGACGGCTCATCAGCAAGGGAAAGTGTGGTGCTGATGAATGGCTGGCTATTATGCACGAAGCGCATAAACTGAATATAACTACCAGTGCCACTATGATGTTTGGCCACGTGGAAACGATTGAGGAAAGGTTTATTCATCTAAGCAGGATAAGGGAAGTGCAGGCAATGAAGCCTGCAGATGCAAAAGGTTTTCTTGCATTTATTCCGTGGACGTTCCAGGATGTGGATACATTGCTCACAAGAATAAGAGGCGTGCACAACCTTACTACGCCGGATGAATATATACGTATGATAGCACTAAGCCGCATAATGCTGCCCAATGTGAAAAACATACAGGCCAGCTGGCTTACAGTAGGCAGGCAAACTGCATCTATCTGCCTTCATTCCGGTGCCAACGATTTTGGCAGCATTATGATTGAAGAAAATGTGGTAAGTGCCGCCGGCGCACCACACCGTTTTACCTATAAATCTATACAACAAGCTATAAAAGAAGCTGGCTTTGAACCACAGCTTAGAAACCAGCAGTATGAGTGGAGGGCTATTCCCGAAACAATTGAAGAACAGGTAGTGAATTATTAACAGCAGCACGTTGCGCATCGTTGTTGCATACAGTTTTGCAGTACAAGGGAGTGACACAACGAAGATGCCACATGCACAAAAGCTAATAACAAAAAAATCATATCCTTATTTTTGTCTCAGACCAAACCAAACTTTATGAAGCTATTAGAAGGAAAAGTTGCCATTGTTACCGGTGCTGCCCGTGGAATCGGGGCCGGTATTGCTATAAAATTTGCCGAGCATGGTGCTAATATTGCTTTTACTTATGTAAGCGACAGCAGTGAAGAAAAAGCGGCAACGCTTGAAAACCAGTTACAATCGTTGGGTGTAAAAGCAAAAGCATATAAAAGCAATGCTGCAGATTTTGGCCAGTGCGAGGCCTTTGTAAATGATGTGCTGAAGGAATTTGGGGCCATAGATATTTGTATAAACAATGCAGGTATAAGCAAAGACAACCTGCTGCTGCGTGTAACGGAAAAAGAATGGGATGATGTAATGGATATTAACCTTAAGAGTGTTTACAACATGACAAAACATGTAATGCGCCCGATGATGAAAGCAAAAAAAGGGAGCATTGTAAACATGAGCTCCATGATTGGTATGCGTGGCAACGCAGGGCAAAGCAGCTATGCGGCCAGTAAAGCGGGTATAATTGGGTTTACAAGATCCATAGCACATGAACTGGGCAGCCGGAATATACGTTGCAACGCAATTGCGCCGGGTTTTATAGAGACGGATATGACACATTACCTGAAAGATGGTGCTGCCGGGGATGACTTTTTGAAAAGAATACCATTGGGCAGGTTTGGTACATCTGAAGAAATTGCCAATACAACATTGTTTCTCGCAAGTGATATGGGCTCTTATGTTACCGGCCAGGTATTGAGTGTGTGCGGCGGTCTCAACATTTGATTTTTTGCACCAGCAAATATTACTACGGCAGCAGCATTGCTGCCTTTTTTTATGTATCTGCTGCCCGTTTTTGTTAAACATCTCTTATCTGTCTCTAATTTCTGATATTAATTGTTTATTTGCAGACCAAAATGAAACTAAAAAAAGTAATAGCGTTGTTTTGTTTACTGATGCTGGCCAGCCAGATGCTGCCGGTTAAAGAAATAGGTGCTGTACTTTTTGGTAACCAGCTGAATGAAGAAATACCCCATTCATTGGATATAGGCAAGGATGTGCCCTGCAAACTGCTTCTCAAAGGAGATTCATTTTTACACCAGATTAGCGACAATGATTTTCTGTCGGGCAGTATTGGAGAGTATGTACATTTTACCAGCCTTCTGCCCCATAACCATGCTGCAGAAATTCCTACCCCACCGCCCAACTGCGCTTAGCAGGCATTTTTGTTTCTAATTCATGCAATGCTGTGTATCGCGGCTTTGTGCTCTTTCCCGTCTAACTATCTACGTAAGTATGAAAAAAATTATAAAGAACATGGGGGCAGATGTGCCTTCATCTATTGTTGTATTCCTGGTGGCCCTTCCCTTGTGTTTAGGTGTAGCCCTGGCTTCCAATGCCCCGTTATTTAGCGGTATTATTGCAGGGATTGTAGGCGGTATTGTGGTTGGTGCAGTAAGCAAATCTCATTTAAGCGTAAGCGGGCCCGCGGCTGGTTTAACAGCTATTGTGGCCGCCTCGCTGGTAGTATTGCCGTCTTATGAGGCTTTTTTGGTAGCGGTAGTAATAGCCGGTTGTTTACAGATCGTGCTCGGTTTTGCAAGGGCAGGCGTAATAGGAGATTATGTACCGGGCAGTGTAATAAAAGGTATGCTTGCAGCAATCGGGCTTATACTTATTTTAAACCAGTTTCCGCACCTTTTGGGCGATGATTCACATTTTGAAACCGATGAAGGCGGGCAACATGAAAAAAGCGGCAATATATTTTACACGTTTATCATGGCTTTTACCAACATCAATACCAGTGCTTTTATCGTTGGCGGGGGGTCATTGCTGTTTTATATAGGATGGGAAAAATTTGTATCTAAAAAATCGGGTTTTATCAAATTCATTCCCACACCATTATTAGTGGTTTTACTGGGTGTGGCATTGAATGAACTTTTCAAAAATGCTGCTTTTGCAGACCCATTGGTGGGCCAGCACCTGGTAAAAATACCTGTCGCAGGTTCGTCCCGGGAGTTTTTTTCCTTTTTTACGGCACCAGACTGGGCCACCATTTCCAATAAAGATGTATGGATTACTGCTGTTACCATAGCGCTTGTTGCTACACTGGAAAGTTTATTGAGTATAGAAGCGATCGATGACCTCGATCCTTACCAGCGAGTAACCCCTACCAACAGGGAACTTAAAGCGCAGGGAATTGGCAACCTTTTATCCGGCCTGGTTGGCGGATTGCCTGTAACCAGTGTAATTGTTCGTTCATCAGCCAATGTAAACGCAGGGGCCAGAACAAAAATGTCTACGATTTATCACGGTACATTGCTCCTGTTGTGCGTGGCATTTATTCCTTCGGTGCTAAACCTGATTCCGAAGTCTGCGCTTGCTGCTATCTTGATTTTTACCGGTTATAAACTGGCAAAACCATCCCTTTTTAAAACGTATTATCAAAAGGGTTGGGATCAGTTTTTACCTTTGGTCATAACAATTATCGCCATTCTTGCAACGGATCTCTTAAAAGGTGTATTGATAGGGATAGTTGTCGGGCTGTTTTTTATATTGCGCAGTAATTTTAAAACAGCATTGTTAATAGTAAATGATGACAACAAGTATCTTTTCAGGTTCAGGAAAGATGTTTCTTTTTTAAACAAGCCTATCCTGAAATCAAAGCTTGAAAAAATACCTGAAAATGCGTTCGCGATCATCGATGTGTCGAGAGCAGATTTTATAGATAAAGATGTGATCGAGGTAGTGAATGATTTTCTGATTCACGCTCACCTGAAAGGGATCAGGGTAGAAATTAAAAAGAATCCATCCAAGAAAGATCACTTACTGATAGATGACAGTAAAATTTCCTGGTGATCAAAAAAATATGTTGCTAACTAAAGAATAAACATTTTCTCACTGCAGTAAAACCTGCATAAAATTTTAAAACATGGAATCATACCACAAATTATTATTAGAGAATAAGGCATGGGCCGAAGAGAAAGTTCAGGACGATCCAAAATATTTTAGCCGGCTGGCAGATATTCAGCGCCCGGATTTCCTATGGATCGGTTGTAGTGACAGCCGTGTTCCTGCCAATGAAATTACCAATACACAACCGGGTGAAATATTCGTACACAGGAATATTGCCAATATGGTTGTAAACACCGATACAAACCTGTTGGCAGTGCTGGAATATGCTGTAGTGCACCTGAAAGTAAAACATGTAATTGTTTGTGGCCATTATGGCTGCGGTGGTGTAAAGGCTTCAATGACCAGTCATGACTTTAATCATGTGTTGAATATGTGGCTGCGTAACATAAAGGATGTTTACCGTTTACACCGCCAGGAGCTGGATACCATTGAAAATATTGATGCAAGGGCAGACAGGCTTTGCGAGCTAAACGTAAAGGAACAGGTTATGAACCTTGCCAAAACATCTATTATTCAGCGTGCATGGAAACATGAGCAAAGACCACACCTGCATGGCTGGGTATATGGTTTGAAAGATGGCATTATTAATCCTGTTTTTGAAATGGAAGCAGGAACGCATATTGATGGAATTTATGAATATGATGATCTGTAGAAGATCCTGTTGCAAAAGAAGCCCTCAACTGAGGGCTTCTTTATTATCAGAATATGATGTTTCGTTTTTTTATGTATGCATGCCATAAAATAAAAGCTGCAATAGTTCTGTAAGGGCGCCAATCATCTGCTATAGCAAGTATTGCTGCTTTGCCTGTATCAGCAGGAAGGTTTTTTACTTCTTTAGTGCTTTTCACCAGCGCAATATCGCCTGTTGGAAAACAATCGCACCTGTGTAAAACCATCATCATAAAAACATCGGTCGTCCAGTCACCAATACCTTTCAGCTTTTTCATCGTGGTACGCAAGTCGTCGTCTTCTAACTCAGCCAGGCTTTCTAAATTAAATTCACCTTGCATAATGGCAGCGGCAAGGTGTCTTGCATACACCATTTTCTGCCGGCTGAAATAACAGGCTTTCATTTGCTCATCTGTCATTGCAAGCACATTTTCCGGTGTTATTGCTCCAACGAAGGCTTCCAGCTTCAGAAAGGCTGCTTTTGCAGATGCAAGCGACACCTGTTGCTCAAGTATAATATGGATCAAAGTAGCAAAAGAAGCGCTTCTGCCCCATAATGGCGGGTAGCCGAATTGTAGAATGACTTTGTGTAAGTCCTTGTCTTTTTCAGCAAGCCTGTCGCATAGTGCTGTAAAATCAGCACTGCTGAAATTCCGTATGTTATTCAATGTAGTATTTACCTCTATGCAACTTTTTCCTTGTTTTTAAATTTCCTGATAAACTCTTTTGCGTATTCGCTCAATATCAGTTTGCCACTTATTGCGGCACGTTCTTTCAGGAGGTCGTCCCAGTGCTCTGTGCCACGCCACAATATTTTTTTCAGCTCCTTAATTGCTTCGGTACTATAATGAGAGAGCGAAGAAGATAACCGTGCAATACTGTCATCCATACCCGAAACGTCACCATGCAGTTCTGCATACAAACCTTTACGCCTTGCCCAGTCTGCCGGTCTCCACATGGTAGCATCAATAGCAATCTGCGAAAATGCAGAAGTACCCATTTTACGTTCTACAGCAGGCCCTACAACAAATGGTCCTATACCTACAGACAGCTCACTCAGCTTAATGTCGGCCCCTTCAGCGGCTATGGCATAATCAGCGGCAGCCGCAAGGCCAACACCACCACCCACGCATTTGCCATGTATGCGTGCAATTATCAGTTTGGGGCATTTACGCATGGCGTTGATTACGGCCGCAAAACCACTAAAAAAACGAATGCCTTCTTCCTGTGTATTAATGGCAGCCAGCTCATCGAAAGATGCACCGGCACAAAATGTTTTTTCGCCGGCCGAGCGTAAAACAATAACTTTTATGTTGGTGTCAAGTCCTTCACTGTGTATATCGTGTGCAAGTGTTTCGAGAATTTTTCCCGGCAGAGCATTGCTTTGTGGATGATAAAATTCTATAGTAGAAATGCCGTGCTCTCTCTCAATTTTTACATAGCCTTCTTTAATTTCCTGTATCATGGTGTGTGCATTAAATGTTTGCTGTTATTTATACATATTAAGTTAACTAAATTATGTGTAACGGGTTGATAAGGCAAGTATAAATTTTTTTGTAAACCGGCAATAGTAATACTATTGATCTTCCGTTGCGTCGCACTCTTGTACTGTTGAATAAGTGTTGTACAGCGCAGGTTACAGTTTACATACCCAATGCTACCGGGCATGGGTTTTCATAAAACGCTTATATGCTTCAGGATAAACCTTTATCAGGTGTGTTCTTACAATAGCAGGTGACGAATTCATTTTTGTATTGTCAGAAAGACCCAGGCTTATTGCTTTAGATTCCTGGCCGGGCATATGGCAGTCAATACAATTTGCCTGCAACATGGCATTATCGTGTGGTGCTTTGCAAAAAGCGTCAGTTCCTGGCTCATGACACGCCATACATCGCCGGGAAAATAGCTGCAGGTTATCCGTTTCATTATTGTGTGTATTATGACAACTGCTGCAGGTCATTTGCCTGCTTTTAATAAAGCATCTGCTGGAGGTAATCAGCTCATATTTATTGCCATGCACATCAGTATTTTCTGCTGCGGTTTTATTATAAGTCGGCGCATAAAAGTTTGATAGATTATCGCCGGTGGTAAATGTAAACGCCGGTTGCAAAGCTTCCCGCTGGCCCGAGTGGCAAAACGCACAGGCATCAAGTTGTTTTTGTATGCCAAGTCTTGCAGCATTGATAATATATTTTGCCTGCTTTATTTCCGGATGCCTGGTATGAAAAGTTACATGATCAGCGGCAGGGCCGTGGCAGCGTTCGCACGTAACGCCGAAGATGATCGCGTCTTCATCGAATGCATAACCGAGATCCGGTGTAGAGAGGGTTCTGGCATACGTTGTATGGCATTCAAGACACCTTGGAGTAATGGTCCTGGTAAACAAAATTTTATCAGGAAACCCCGGGCTGTTGCCCCATTGTTTTGCGGGGCCGATATACGATACCGGTAATTGAAATAACTTCTTTTCCTGCCAGTACAGGTAGCTCTGCCCAAGAAATCCCCGTCCAATACTGATATCAAAACTATGGGCAAGTTTTTGTTCGTTATCCAGGAAAGCACACTGCCATAGTTTACCTGCCGAGTCGGTTACAAGAATTTTTTCGTGTTCATTATATATGATTGTTTTGTCTTTGCCTGCAAAACTTCCTAAAACGGTTTTTTTTGTTGCAGCAGCAGACGTAAGCATATGGGGTGTGGTGATGAAAGAATCATACACAGAAAGATGACAGCTCTTACATGCTTCTGTACCGGCATAAGCTCTCCCCTGTGTGTCCCTTATAACCACCCGGGAAGATTGTTGACGTATAACAAAAATTGCGGCAGCAAGGATAGCCAACATCACTATGCTGAATATCAGGATCCGTTTACTGCGAATGGAGTTGATCATGGTTTTGCTTGAAGGACTTTCTTATGTAACCGCTTGAAAATTAAAATAAAAACTATTGCGATTGAAGAATGAAGGTTATTATTTTATCCTGGAAATACTGCTTACCAAATACCTTTTTTATAGTACCCTTCGCTTTTGATGAGTGCAGGTATGCTGCACAAGAGTGCGACGCAACAGGCGATGCCACAAGATATACAGCCGGGTTCATAATTTTTATACGCGTATGTAGATCTTCTTTTTGTCCAGGATATAGCCAATGAACCAGCAGAAAAACATAAAAGAAACGGCAAACAGGAAAGCGCCGAAATAAGCACCTGCCTGTGCAAAGATGTGTTGGTATATCCACTGGTATAGTTTGAGCTCACCAACAGGAATCGTCCATAAAATAATGGCCGCTATTTCAGACAACAGGTAAATAAACAATGGATTGCGGCCAAATACCTGGAAAAAATACACGCCGTTTTTCTTTCCCAGAAAGTCTACAAAATAAATAATGCATGCCAGTATCATACAATCCAGCCCTACCGTATTTAATACAAATGTG harbors:
- the mqnC gene encoding cyclic dehypoxanthinyl futalosine synthase, whose protein sequence is MDLARLYQKALDFEFLSVEEGVHLFHNAPLTELMFVADELRKIQVPHGKVTWQIDRNVNTTNVCIANCKFCNFYRIPGHAEAYITDMDTYRKKIRETFKYGGDQLLLQGGHHPQLGLDFYTKTFRQLKQEFPTLKLHALGPPEIAHISKLEKMSHKDVLTALKEAGLDSLPGAGAEILIDRVRRLISKGKCGADEWLAIMHEAHKLNITTSATMMFGHVETIEERFIHLSRIREVQAMKPADAKGFLAFIPWTFQDVDTLLTRIRGVHNLTTPDEYIRMIALSRIMLPNVKNIQASWLTVGRQTASICLHSGANDFGSIMIEENVVSAAGAPHRFTYKSIQQAIKEAGFEPQLRNQQYEWRAIPETIEEQVVNY
- the fabG gene encoding 3-oxoacyl-[acyl-carrier-protein] reductase, which gives rise to MKLLEGKVAIVTGAARGIGAGIAIKFAEHGANIAFTYVSDSSEEKAATLENQLQSLGVKAKAYKSNAADFGQCEAFVNDVLKEFGAIDICINNAGISKDNLLLRVTEKEWDDVMDINLKSVYNMTKHVMRPMMKAKKGSIVNMSSMIGMRGNAGQSSYAASKAGIIGFTRSIAHELGSRNIRCNAIAPGFIETDMTHYLKDGAAGDDFLKRIPLGRFGTSEEIANTTLFLASDMGSYVTGQVLSVCGGLNI
- a CDS encoding DNA-3-methyladenine glycosylase family protein; the protein is MNNIRNFSSADFTALCDRLAEKDKDLHKVILQFGYPPLWGRSASFATLIHIILEQQVSLASAKAAFLKLEAFVGAITPENVLAMTDEQMKACYFSRQKMVYARHLAAAIMQGEFNLESLAELEDDDLRTTMKKLKGIGDWTTDVFMMMVLHRCDCFPTGDIALVKSTKEVKNLPADTGKAAILAIADDWRPYRTIAAFILWHAYIKKRNIIF
- a CDS encoding enoyl-CoA hydratase/isomerase family protein — its product is MIQEIKEGYVKIEREHGISTIEFYHPQSNALPGKILETLAHDIHSEGLDTNIKVIVLRSAGEKTFCAGASFDELAAINTQEEGIRFFSGFAAVINAMRKCPKLIIARIHGKCVGGGVGLAAAADYAIAAEGADIKLSELSVGIGPFVVGPAVERKMGTSAFSQIAIDATMWRPADWARRKGLYAELHGDVSGMDDSIARLSSSLSHYSTEAIKELKKILWRGTEHWDDLLKERAAISGKLILSEYAKEFIRKFKNKEKVA
- a CDS encoding multiheme c-type cytochrome yields the protein MINSIRSKRILIFSIVMLAILAAAIFVIRQQSSRVVIRDTQGRAYAGTEACKSCHLSVYDSFITTPHMLTSAAATKKTVLGSFAGKDKTIIYNEHEKILVTDSAGKLWQCAFLDNEQKLAHSFDISIGRGFLGQSYLYWQEKKLFQLPVSYIGPAKQWGNSPGFPDKILFTRTITPRCLECHTTYARTLSTPDLGYAFDEDAIIFGVTCERCHGPAADHVTFHTRHPEIKQAKYIINAARLGIQKQLDACAFCHSGQREALQPAFTFTTGDNLSNFYAPTYNKTAAENTDVHGNKYELITSSRCFIKSRQMTCSSCHNTHNNETDNLQLFSRRCMACHEPGTDAFCKAPHDNAMLQANCIDCHMPGQESKAISLGLSDNTKMNSSPAIVRTHLIKVYPEAYKRFMKTHAR
- a CDS encoding carbonic anhydrase → MESYHKLLLENKAWAEEKVQDDPKYFSRLADIQRPDFLWIGCSDSRVPANEITNTQPGEIFVHRNIANMVVNTDTNLLAVLEYAVVHLKVKHVIVCGHYGCGGVKASMTSHDFNHVLNMWLRNIKDVYRLHRQELDTIENIDARADRLCELNVKEQVMNLAKTSIIQRAWKHEQRPHLHGWVYGLKDGIINPVFEMEAGTHIDGIYEYDDL
- a CDS encoding SulP family inorganic anion transporter produces the protein MKKIIKNMGADVPSSIVVFLVALPLCLGVALASNAPLFSGIIAGIVGGIVVGAVSKSHLSVSGPAAGLTAIVAASLVVLPSYEAFLVAVVIAGCLQIVLGFARAGVIGDYVPGSVIKGMLAAIGLILILNQFPHLLGDDSHFETDEGGQHEKSGNIFYTFIMAFTNINTSAFIVGGGSLLFYIGWEKFVSKKSGFIKFIPTPLLVVLLGVALNELFKNAAFADPLVGQHLVKIPVAGSSREFFSFFTAPDWATISNKDVWITAVTIALVATLESLLSIEAIDDLDPYQRVTPTNRELKAQGIGNLLSGLVGGLPVTSVIVRSSANVNAGARTKMSTIYHGTLLLLCVAFIPSVLNLIPKSALAAILIFTGYKLAKPSLFKTYYQKGWDQFLPLVITIIAILATDLLKGVLIGIVVGLFFILRSNFKTALLIVNDDNKYLFRFRKDVSFLNKPILKSKLEKIPENAFAIIDVSRADFIDKDVIEVVNDFLIHAHLKGIRVEIKKNPSKKDHLLIDDSKISW